A single genomic interval of Hevea brasiliensis isolate MT/VB/25A 57/8 chromosome 4, ASM3005281v1, whole genome shotgun sequence harbors:
- the LOC110664245 gene encoding serine/threonine-protein kinase PBL27, which translates to MGGCFPCFGSSNKEGSGGGAAVKEVAKKDSVKEGSVAQSHHVSRVSSDKSKSQNGSDPKKEPAIPKDGPTANIAAQTFTFKELAAVTKNFRPECLLGEGGFGRVYKGYLESTGQVVAVKQLDRNGLQGNREFLVEVLMLSLLHHTNLVNLIGYCADGDQRLLVYEFMPLGSLEDHLHDLPPDKEPLDWNTRMKIAAGAAKGLEYLHDKASPPVIYRDLKSSNILLDEGYHPKLSDFGLAKLGPVGDKTHVSTRVMGTYGYCAPEYAMTGQLTLKSDVYSFGVVFLELITGRKAIDNTRAPGENNLVAWARPLFKDRRKFPKMADPLLQGRYPMRGLYQALAVAAMCLQEQAATRPLIGDVVTALTYLASQTYDPNAANQSNRIGPSTPRNRDDRRGMAGGLHSPDEHGHDGQHGSPSTHKNSPDYRRRDTVWELSNGAELRRSDASGGSSRKWGLDDSEQQDSQRDNPVNNCRARETSRNRDLDRERAVADAKVWGQNWREKKRANAMGSFNGTNE; encoded by the exons ATGGGTGGGTGTTTTCCTTGTTTTGGATCATCAAACAAGGAGGgcagtggtggtggtgctgccgTCAAAGAAGTGGCTAAGAAGGATTCGGTCAAAGAAGGCTCAGTTGCTCAGTCTCACCATGTTAGTAGAGTTAGCTCAG ACAAATcaaaatcccaaaatggttcTGATCCTAAGAAGGAGCCAGCAATTCCTAAAGATGGACCAACTGCCAATATTGCAGCACAAACATTTACATTCAAAGAGCTTGCTGCTGTGACGAAGAACTTCAGACCAGAGTGTCTGTTGGGTGAAGGGGGATTTGGGCGTGTTTACAAAGGGTATTTGGAGAGCACTGGACAG GTGGTTGCTGTAAAACAGCTCGATCGGAATGGACTTCAAGGAAACAGGGAATTTCTTGTTGAGGTTCTCATGCTTAGCCTCTTGCACCATACCAACCTCGTTAATTTGATTGGTTATTGTGCTGATGGGGATCAGCGCCTCCTCGTTTATGAGTTTATGCCACTGGGATCATTAGAGGATCACTTACATG ATCTTCCACCAGACAAGGAGCCTCTGGACTGGAACACAAGGATGAAGATTGCAGCTGGTGCAGCTAAGGGGTTGGAGTACTTGCATGACAAAGCAAGTCCACCTGTCATTTACCGAGATTTGAAGTCGTCCAATATCCTTCTTGATGAGGGCTATCATCCCAAGTTGTCAGATTTTGGACTTGCAAAGTTGGGTCCTGTCGGTGATAAGACTCATGTCTCTACACGTGTGATGGGAACATATGGTTATTGTGCCCCTGAATATGCTATGACTGGTCAACTTACTTTAAAATCCGATGTCTATAGCTTTGGAGTTGTCTTTCTTGAACTCATCACTGGGCGCAAGGCCATCGATAATACCCGGGCTCCTGGAGAGAATAATCTTGTTGCATGG GCGCGGCCGCTTTTCAAGGATCGTAGGAAGTTCCCCAAAATGGCTGATCCATTGCTTCAAGGGCGTTATCCAATGCGAGGATTGTATCAAGCTCTTGCAGTTGCAGCCATGTGCTTGCAAGAACAAGCAGCCACGAGACCTCTAATAGGCGATGTGGTGACTGCACTCACTTACTTAGCTTCCCAAACATATGACCCTAATGCTGCCAATCAAAGTAACAGAATTGGGCCATCTACTCCTAGGAACAGGGACGATCGAAGGGGGATGGCAGGTGGGCTGCATAGCCCAGATGAACATGGACATGATGGACAGCATGGTTCTCCTTCTACTCACAAAAATTCACCTGATTATAGAAGGCGTGATACTGTCTGGGAATTAAGCAATGGCGCAGAGTTACGAAGGAGTGATGCCAGTGGTGGGTCTAGTCGAAAATGGGGTTTGGATGACTCTGAGCAACAGGACTCTCAAAGAGATAATCCAGTAAATAACTGTAGAGCAAGGGAAACTTCAAGGAATCGTGATTTAGATAGAGAGCGTGCAGTTGCAGATGCAAAAGTTTGGGGTCAAAATTGGAGGGAGAAAAAGCGGGCAAATGCAATGGGTAGCTTTAATGGTACAAATGAGTAA
- the LOC110664246 gene encoding ISWI chromatin-remodeling complex ATPase CHR11, whose product MARLSNQQESSDDALSSGSNSSDEEQINEQINEAEDEEELEAVARTADSDDDEAADGTGDDVNGDTDDVEEVGNNNEMSKREKERLKEMQKLKKQKIQEILDAQNAAIDADMNNKGKGRLKYLLQQTELFAHFAKPDQSASQKKAKGRGRHASKITEEEEDEECLKEEEDGLSGAGNTRLVAQPSCIQGKMRDYQLAGLNWLIRLYENGINGILADEMGLGKTLQTISLLGYLHEFRGITGPHMVVAPKSTLGNWMNEIRRFCPVLRAVKFLGNPDERKHIRENLLVAGKFDVCVTSFEMAIKEKSTLRRFSWRYIIIDEAHRIKNENSLLSKTMRLYNTNYRLLITGTPLQNNLHELWSLLNFLLPEIFSSAETFDEWFQISGENDQQEVVQQLHKVLRPFLLRRLKSDVEKGLPPKKETILKVGMSQMQKQYYRALLQKDLEVVNAGGERKRLLNIAMQLRKCCNHPYLFQGAEPGPPYTTGEHLITNAGKMVLLDKLLPKLKERDSRVLIFSQMTRLLDILEDYLMFRGYQYCRIDGNTGGEDRDASIDTFNKPGSEKFVFLLSTRAGGLGINLATADVVILYDSDWNPQVDLQAQDRAHRIGQKKEVQVFRFCTEYTIEEKVIERAYKKLALDALVIQQGRLAEQKTVNKDELLQMVRFGAEMVFSSKDSTITDEDIDRIIAKGEEATAELDAKMKKFTEDAIKFKMDDTAELYDFDDDKDESKFDFKKIVSENWIEPPKRERKRNYSESEYFKQTLRQGGPAKPKEPRIPRMPQLHDFQFFNTQRLSELYEKEVRFLMQTHQKNQLKDTIDVDEPEEGGEPLTAEELEEKERLLEEGFSSWSRRDFNTFIRACEKYGRKDIKSIASEMEGKTEEEVEIYAKVFKERYKELNDYDRIIKNIERGEARISRKDEIMKAIGKKLDRYKNPWLELKIQYGQNKGKLYNEECDRFMICMVHKLGYGNWDELKAAFRTSPLFRFDWFVKSRTTQELARRCDTLIRLVEKENQEYDERERQARKEKKLAKNITPSKRATGRQTESPSLLKKRKN is encoded by the exons ATGGCCAGACTCTCGAATCAACAGGAATCCTCGGACGACGCTTTATCCAGTGGCTCCAATTCGTCCGACGAGGAGCAAATCAACGAGCAGATCAACGAGGCGGAGGACGAGGAGGAACTTGAAGCCGTGGCTCGCACTGCTGATTCCGATGATGATGAAGCCGCCGATGGTACTGGAGACGATGTCAACGGTGATACTGACGATGTGGAGGAG GTAGGAAACAACAATGAAATGAGCAAGCGTGAAAAGGAAAGACTCAAAGAAATGCAGAAATTGAAGAAGCAGAAGATTCAGGAGATATTGGATGCACAAAATGCGGCTATAGATGCAGATATG AACAATAAAGGAAAGGGGCGCCTGAAGTATTTGCTTCAGCAAACTGAATTGTTTGCTCATTTTGCCAAACCTGATCAATCTGCATCCCAGAAGAAAGCTAAGGGAAG GGGTCGGCATGCATCCAAAATAactgaagaggaagaagatgaagagtgcctgaaagaggaagaagatggtttATCTGGGGCTGGAAACACTCGGCTGGTGGCACAACCCTCTT GCATTCAGGGAAAGATGAGGGATTACCAACTTGCTGGGTTAAACTGGCTTATAAGACTCTATGAGAATGGTATAAATGGAATTCTTGCAGATGAAATG GGTCTTGGTAAAACTTTACAAACCATCTCCTTGTTGGGTTACCTGCACGAATTTAGAGGAATAACTGGTCCCCATATGGTAGTTGCTCCAAAGTCTACACTTGGTAACTGGATGAATGAAATTCGTCGTTTTTGTCCAGTTTTGCGAGCTGTAAAGTTTCTTGGTAATCCTGATGAGAGG AAACACATACGGGAAAATTTACTGGTTGCAGGCAAATTTGATGTGTGTGTTACAAGTTTTGAAATGGCTATCAAAGAGAAGTCAACCTTGCGTCGCTTTAGCTGGCGCTACATAATCATTGATGAAGCCCATcgaattaaaaatgaaaattctCTTCTTTCAAAAACAATGAGACTTTATAACACCAATTACAGGCTCCTCATTACTGGTACTCCTCTTCAG AACAATCTCCATGAACTCTGGTCTCTTCTGAACTTTTTACTGCCAGAAATTTTTAGCTCAGCTGAAACCTTTGATGAATGGTTTCAAATTTCCGGTGAAAATGATCAGCAGGAGGTTGTTCAACAACTGCACAAG GTTCTTCGGCCATTTCTTCTGCGAAGACTGAAATCAGATGTTGAGAAAGGGTTGCCACCAAAGAAGGAGACCATACTGAAAGTAGGCATGTCCCAGATGCAGAAGCAGTATTACAGGGCATTGCTGCAGAAAGACCTTGAAGTTGTTAATGCTGGTGGAGAACGTAAACGTCTTTTGAATATAGCAATGCAGCTGCGTAAATGCTGTAATCATCCATATCTTTTCCAGGGAGCTGAGCCTGGCCCTCCATATACAACAGGAGAGCATCTTATTACCAATGCTG GTAAGATGGTTCTCTTGGATAAGTTGCTTCCTAAGCTAAAAGAGCGCGATTCCAGGGTTTTGATATTTTCACAG ATGACTAGATTGCTTGACATTCTTGAAGACTACTTGATGTTTCGTGGCTATCAATATTGTCGGATTGATGGCAATACTGGTGGAGAAGATCGTGATGCTTCCATTGATACCTTTAACAAGCCAGGGAGTGAGAAATTTGTCTTCTTGTTGTCAACTAGAGCTGGAGGACTTGGTATTAATCTTGCTACTGCAGATGTTGTCATACTTTATGATAGTGACTG GAATCCACAAGTTGATTTGCAAGCACAGGATCGTGCTCATAGGATTGGTCAAAAGAAAGAAGTTCAAGTGTTCCGATTTTGCACAGAG TATACCATTGAGGAAAAAGTTATCGAGAGGGCATATAAAAAGCTTGCACTTGATGCTTTAGTGATTCAACAAGGGAGATTAGCAGAGCAGAAAA CTGTTAATAAAGATGAGCTGCTTCAAATGGTGAGGTTTGGTGCTGAAATGGTTTTCAGCTCAAAGGATAGCACAATTACAGATGAAGACATAGACAGAATTATTGCTAAAGGAGAAGAGGCAACAGCAGAGCTTGATGCTAAGATGAAGAAGTTTACCGAAGATGCAATAAAATTCAAAATGGATGACA CTGCTGAATTATATGATTTTGATGATGATAAG GATGAGAGTAAGTTTGACTTCAAGAAGATTGTCAGTGAAAACTGGATTGAACCGCCGAAGAGAGAGCGAAAGCGCAA TTACTCGGAATCTGAATACTTTAAGCAAACATTGCGTCAAGGTGGTCCAGCAAAACCAAAGGAACCTCGAATTCCTCGTATGCCTCAATT ACATGATTTTCAGTTTTTCAACACACAAAGATTGAGTGAATTGTATGAAAAAGAAGTGCGCTTCCTCATG caaacaCATCAAAAGAATCAGTTGAAAGACACAATTGATGTGGATGAACCTGAAG AGGGTGGAGAACCTTTGActgctgaagaattggaagaaaaggagCGACTATTGGAAGAG GGTTTTTCTTCATGGAGTAGAAGAGACTTCAATACCTTTATTAGGGCTTGTGAGAAGTATGGTCGGAAAGACATAAAAAGTATTGCCTCTGAAATGGAAGGAAAAACAGAGGAGGAAGTTGAAATATACGCTAAAGTTTTTAAAGAGCGATATAAAGAGTTAAATG ATTATGATAGGATCATTAAAAATATTGAGAGGGGAGAGGCTAGAATTTCCCGTAAAGATGAGATCATGAAAGCAATTGGGAAGAAATTGGATCGATACAAGAATCCGTGGCTTGAATTGAAGATCCAGTATGGTCAGAACAAGGGGAAGCTGTACAATGAAGAATGTGATCGATTCATG ATTTGCATGGTTCACAAGCTTGGATATGGAAACTGGGATGAGTTAAAGGCAGCATTTCGCACGTCACCTTTGTTTCGTTTTGATTGGTTTGTGAAGTCTCGTACAACTCAAGAACTCGCAAGGAGATGTGATACTCTAATTCGGTTGGTGGAGAAGGAAAACCAAGAATATGATGAGAGAGAGAGACAAGCACGGAAAGAGAAGAAGCTTGCCAAG AACATAACACCGTCAAAGCGTGCTACGGGAAGGCAAACTGAGAGTCCCAGCTTGCTAAAGAAACGTAAGAATTGA